In Flavobacterium endoglycinae, one DNA window encodes the following:
- a CDS encoding helix-turn-helix domain-containing protein, protein MKTPSKVSSISALHQFLGLAKPSNPLISVFNFDEVKLEPETILKAITTDFYVIAIKKDCAGGKCRYGQQYYDFEEGIMYFIAPHQVLQFDDVLLNGVRGFVLVFHPDFLQGYPLAAAVREYGYFSYSANEALHLSEKEEKSVMDIVENLSSEMDNNIDAFTQDLIVSNIDLLLKYCGRFYNRQFLTRKKANSNLLTKLEAVLDKYFKNDILAEKGAPTVQLIAGELHVSANYLSDMLRAQTGQTTQQHIQNRLIEKAKELLSTSSFSVSEIAFQLGFEHPQSFHRLFKNRTSVSPLEYRTSFN, encoded by the coding sequence ATGAAAACTCCTTCCAAAGTTTCATCCATCAGTGCGCTGCATCAGTTTCTGGGATTAGCTAAACCCAGTAATCCCCTGATTAGTGTCTTTAATTTTGATGAGGTTAAACTGGAGCCTGAAACCATTTTAAAGGCGATAACCACAGATTTTTATGTAATTGCTATCAAGAAAGACTGTGCTGGAGGAAAATGCAGGTACGGACAGCAGTATTACGATTTTGAAGAAGGAATTATGTACTTCATCGCTCCACATCAGGTATTACAGTTCGATGATGTTTTACTTAATGGTGTACGAGGTTTTGTACTAGTCTTTCATCCCGATTTTCTGCAGGGTTATCCCTTAGCAGCTGCAGTAAGAGAATACGGTTACTTTTCATATTCGGCTAATGAAGCACTGCATCTTTCTGAAAAAGAAGAAAAATCGGTGATGGATATTGTTGAAAACCTATCATCTGAAATGGATAACAACATTGATGCTTTTACACAGGATTTAATAGTGTCTAATATCGATTTGTTATTAAAATACTGCGGCCGCTTTTACAACCGACAGTTTTTGACAAGAAAGAAAGCGAACAGCAATCTGCTGACTAAATTAGAAGCAGTCTTAGATAAATATTTTAAAAATGACATCTTAGCTGAAAAAGGCGCTCCAACTGTTCAGCTTATTGCTGGGGAACTGCATGTAAGCGCTAATTATTTAAGCGATATGCTAAGGGCTCAGACAGGACAGACGACCCAACAGCATATTCAAAATAGATTAATTGAAAAAGCAAAGGAACTTTTATCAACCAGCTCATTTTCTGTATCTGAAATAGCTTTTCAATTGGGCTTTGAACATCCACAGTCTTTTCACCGTTTATTTAAAAACCGTACATCAGTTTCTCCATTAGAATACAGAACGAGTTTTAATTGA
- a CDS encoding nitroreductase family protein: protein MKLIDALKWRYAAKKMNGQVVPQEKIDYILEAARLAPSSSGLQPYKIFVITNKELQEKIKTVGFEQSQIVDASHVLVFAAWDGYSLEKISEVFDRTAAERGIPASSMDDYKKLLWGKYKDLSQEWHTNHAAKQAYISFGLAIAAAAEQEVDATPMEGFIPAEVDKLLGLEELGLKSVLVLPLGYRDASNDWLVNLKKVRTPKSEFITEIK, encoded by the coding sequence ATGAAATTAATAGATGCACTTAAATGGCGTTATGCAGCCAAGAAAATGAACGGGCAAGTGGTGCCGCAAGAAAAAATCGATTATATCCTAGAAGCGGCAAGATTAGCTCCGTCTTCATCTGGTTTACAGCCGTATAAAATTTTTGTAATCACAAATAAGGAATTACAGGAAAAGATAAAAACAGTTGGTTTTGAACAAAGCCAGATTGTAGATGCTTCTCATGTATTGGTTTTTGCTGCTTGGGATGGATATTCTTTAGAAAAAATCTCAGAAGTTTTTGACAGAACGGCAGCTGAACGCGGGATTCCAGCAAGCAGCATGGATGATTATAAAAAATTACTGTGGGGCAAGTATAAAGATCTTAGTCAGGAATGGCATACCAATCATGCCGCAAAACAGGCTTACATTTCGTTTGGTTTAGCTATTGCAGCAGCAGCGGAACAAGAGGTAGATGCGACACCAATGGAAGGTTTTATTCCTGCTGAGGTAGATAAATTATTAGGTTTAGAAGAACTTGGTCTTAAAAGTGTATTAGTCCTGCCTTTGGGTTACAGAGACGCTTCTAACGATTGGTTAGTGAACCTAAAAAAAGTAAGAACTCCTAAAAGTGAATTCATTACTGAAATAAAATAA
- a CDS encoding DUF3570 domain-containing protein, with protein sequence MKRVFLTGAALMVLFQLRAQDIPVDSTGYKSRKLKVEEVNLVSSYYTQNGDHSAVTGGIGTQKLTDIANTIDVKMVKYGQTGIKHTFDIEAGIDHYTSASSDMIDLSANSSASSSDNRFYPSLTYLRENELKGQTLGIGVSSSTEFDYQSFGGNISFSQKTKDRNGEFSARFQTFIDQLKLVKPDELRPGGEGYGSAGRNTFAGTLSYSQIINQRLQVLLVGDLISQNGYLSLPFHRVYFSDGTVHQEKMPDTRFKIPIGIRASYFMGDNIIIRAYYRYYTDSWDLKAHTADLEIPVKITQAFSLSPFYRYYSQSAAKYFKPYGGHSQSDEFYTSNYDLSKFNSSFVGMGLKLTPPDGIFGLKHWNTLEIRYGHYTRSNDLTSDIVSINIKYR encoded by the coding sequence ATGAAAAGAGTATTCCTTACAGGAGCAGCCCTTATGGTTTTGTTCCAATTAAGAGCGCAGGATATACCTGTTGATTCCACAGGGTATAAAAGCAGAAAATTAAAAGTCGAAGAAGTAAATCTCGTATCAAGCTATTACACCCAAAATGGTGATCATTCGGCTGTTACGGGAGGAATCGGAACTCAGAAACTGACTGACATTGCAAATACCATAGACGTAAAAATGGTAAAATATGGACAAACGGGAATTAAACACACCTTTGATATCGAAGCCGGAATCGACCACTATACCTCTGCTTCTTCCGATATGATCGATCTTAGTGCCAATTCTTCTGCTTCATCTTCAGACAATCGTTTTTATCCTTCACTTACCTATCTAAGGGAAAATGAGCTGAAAGGGCAAACTCTTGGAATAGGCGTTTCTTCTTCTACCGAGTTTGATTATCAATCATTTGGAGGAAATATTAGTTTTTCGCAGAAGACAAAAGACAGGAACGGAGAATTCTCTGCACGTTTTCAGACTTTTATTGACCAGTTAAAGCTTGTGAAACCTGATGAACTTAGACCAGGAGGAGAAGGTTACGGAAGTGCAGGACGCAATACTTTTGCAGGAACTCTGAGCTACTCTCAAATTATTAATCAGAGGCTTCAAGTACTGCTTGTTGGGGATTTAATAAGCCAGAATGGTTATTTAAGTCTTCCTTTTCACAGGGTGTATTTTTCAGATGGAACAGTGCATCAGGAGAAAATGCCCGACACCCGCTTTAAAATTCCGATAGGCATTAGAGCAAGCTATTTCATGGGAGACAATATTATCATACGAGCATACTATCGTTATTACACAGACAGTTGGGATTTAAAGGCTCATACAGCAGATCTGGAGATTCCTGTAAAAATAACCCAGGCATTCTCTCTGAGTCCTTTCTACCGTTATTACAGCCAGAGCGCTGCTAAATATTTCAAACCTTATGGAGGACATTCTCAGTCTGATGAATTCTACACCAGTAATTATGATCTGTCAAAATTTAACAGCAGCTTTGTTGGAATGGGTCTCAAATTGACTCCGCCAGATGGTATATTTGGGCTTAAGCACTGGAATACGCTCGAAATCCGTTATGGCCATTATACTAGATCCAATGACCTGACATCTGATATCGTCAGTATCAATATCAAATACAGGTAG
- a CDS encoding DUF4266 domain-containing protein: MKKRNSRSQLTAAIVVVASILAVSCTPVKEYQKGKINDSEMVLSNRKIEKTELSFQSYREGASGANAGKSGGGCGCN; encoded by the coding sequence ATGAAAAAACGAAATTCCAGAAGTCAGCTTACCGCAGCAATTGTGGTAGTGGCCAGCATTCTTGCTGTTTCCTGCACTCCGGTAAAGGAATACCAGAAAGGAAAAATCAATGATTCGGAAATGGTTCTGTCTAATCGCAAAATAGAGAAAACCGAACTCAGTTTCCAGTCCTACCGTGAAGGAGCTTCCGGAGCTAATGCAGGAAAAAGCGGCGGAGGCTGCGGCTGCAATTAA
- a CDS encoding FAD:protein FMN transferase, giving the protein MAGIQKYSQSLRLMGNSFTITVTASDHKTANEHIEAAVQEIKRIERLLTTYNDQSQTNQVNTQAGISAVKVDEEVFNLIERSIGISKITQGAFDISYGGIDKSLWNFDRSMKSLPDTQTALKMVHLIDYRNILLDRENCSVFLKEKGMRIGFGGIGKGYAAEMAKKVLIKRGVQSGIINASGDLCAWGLQPDGRKWTIGVADPDAPSSVFSYMDISDRAVATSGNYEKYITINGKKYSHTIDPKTGLPVSGIKSVTIITTNAEFADAMATPIAVMGISAGLFLINQIPDLYCIIIDDNNKIYTSKNIRLQ; this is encoded by the coding sequence ATGGCCGGCATTCAGAAATATTCCCAATCCTTAAGACTTATGGGCAACAGCTTTACAATCACTGTGACAGCTTCTGACCATAAGACAGCAAACGAACATATAGAAGCCGCAGTTCAAGAAATCAAACGTATAGAAAGACTGCTCACAACCTATAACGACCAGAGTCAGACCAATCAGGTCAATACTCAGGCAGGAATTTCTGCAGTGAAAGTTGACGAGGAAGTTTTTAATCTGATTGAAAGATCTATTGGGATTTCAAAAATAACGCAGGGTGCCTTTGACATCAGCTACGGTGGCATCGATAAGAGTCTTTGGAATTTTGACCGCTCAATGAAAAGCCTTCCTGATACTCAAACCGCTCTTAAGATGGTGCATCTGATTGACTACCGCAACATCTTGCTGGACAGGGAGAATTGTTCCGTTTTTCTCAAAGAAAAAGGGATGCGTATTGGTTTTGGAGGCATTGGAAAAGGGTACGCAGCAGAAATGGCAAAAAAAGTCCTGATTAAAAGAGGCGTTCAGAGCGGCATTATTAATGCCAGCGGGGATCTCTGCGCCTGGGGCCTGCAGCCCGACGGTCGTAAATGGACAATCGGTGTGGCCGATCCTGATGCTCCAAGTTCTGTATTTTCCTATATGGACATATCAGACAGGGCGGTTGCGACATCAGGAAACTACGAAAAATACATTACCATTAATGGGAAAAAATATTCCCATACCATAGATCCGAAAACAGGACTCCCAGTAAGCGGAATCAAAAGCGTGACCATCATTACTACAAATGCAGAGTTTGCAGATGCGATGGCAACGCCCATAGCAGTTATGGGGATAAGCGCAGGATTGTTTTTAATAAACCAGATTCCTGATCTGTACTGTATTATCATAGACGACAATAACAAAATCTATACTTCTAAAAACATCAGACTGCAATGA
- a CDS encoding thioredoxin family protein: MKLMTFLLFSLIIHGSINWEPDFENAKKIAREQHKLILLNFSGSDWCGPCILTRRDYLENQDFIAMADKNLVLVNADFPRKKKNMPAAEQVKRNEALAEIYNKEGSFPLTLLLDSQGKVIKSWHGKPESAPEQWTAEIKSICDSQK; encoded by the coding sequence ATGAAACTGATGACCTTCTTATTATTTTCCCTGATAATTCACGGCTCAATAAACTGGGAACCTGACTTTGAGAATGCAAAAAAAATTGCTCGAGAGCAGCACAAATTAATCCTGCTTAATTTTTCCGGATCAGACTGGTGCGGTCCCTGCATCCTTACCAGAAGGGACTATCTGGAGAATCAAGATTTTATTGCTATGGCCGATAAGAATTTAGTACTTGTAAATGCTGATTTTCCACGTAAGAAAAAAAATATGCCGGCAGCGGAACAAGTGAAAAGAAATGAAGCACTAGCTGAAATATACAATAAAGAAGGTAGTTTTCCTCTCACGCTTCTATTGGATTCACAAGGTAAAGTAATCAAATCCTGGCACGGGAAACCTGAATCGGCTCCTGAGCAATGGACAGCAGAGATAAAATCAATCTGTGATAGCCAAAAATAA
- a CDS encoding response regulator: MRLRQQQTNAGLFLYKRISERKIRQHSWQVKLLMILLMKHIFNLFPPLIEFVMYAAVFKFLKIETMKEEVIRSICLVDDDDDDRMIFAEVLSEIYPSIDLQLVESGADLSQKLYVENNSPDIIFLNVNMPMKNGFDCLKEIRERPDNLKFLKIIMFSTSKNPDTIQLSMQLGADFYAVKPVSVNDLKNLITKIIMDWEVLRHNKVFLLN; encoded by the coding sequence ATGAGATTAAGACAGCAGCAAACTAATGCTGGTCTGTTTTTATATAAAAGAATATCTGAACGTAAAATTCGGCAGCACTCTTGGCAGGTAAAATTGCTGATGATTTTGCTTATGAAGCATATTTTCAATTTGTTCCCGCCGCTCATAGAATTCGTAATGTATGCTGCTGTTTTTAAATTTTTAAAAATAGAAACAATGAAGGAGGAAGTTATCAGAAGTATTTGTCTTGTCGATGACGATGATGATGACAGAATGATTTTTGCAGAAGTTTTGTCTGAAATTTATCCTTCGATAGATTTACAACTAGTAGAGAGCGGTGCTGATTTGTCACAAAAGCTCTATGTCGAGAATAATTCGCCAGACATTATTTTTTTGAATGTAAATATGCCGATGAAAAATGGATTTGATTGTTTAAAGGAAATAAGGGAGCGACCTGATAATTTAAAATTTTTAAAAATTATTATGTTTTCTACCTCAAAAAATCCCGATACTATACAACTCTCCATGCAGTTAGGAGCGGATTTTTACGCTGTAAAACCTGTATCGGTAAATGATTTAAAAAATTTAATTACCAAAATTATAATGGACTGGGAAGTATTGCGGCATAATAAAGTTTTTTTACTGAATTGA
- a CDS encoding response regulator: protein MKSIFLIDDDADDREIFAECLHSLYPSISYYEAENGMEGFKLLQSGRVVPDLIFLDLNMPIVNGKTFLTQIKLDENFKDIPVIIYTTSSNQSDKDFASKHHAAMFITKQFSMSMIKDDLKKAVIKFLDL from the coding sequence ATGAAAAGTATATTTTTAATTGATGATGATGCAGATGACCGCGAAATATTCGCAGAATGTCTGCATTCACTTTATCCATCAATTTCTTATTACGAGGCAGAAAATGGCATGGAAGGTTTTAAACTGCTGCAATCCGGCAGAGTTGTTCCAGATTTGATATTTCTTGATTTAAACATGCCTATAGTTAATGGCAAAACTTTTTTAACACAAATCAAACTAGATGAAAATTTCAAAGATATACCTGTTATTATCTACACCACTTCATCAAATCAATCCGATAAAGATTTTGCCTCAAAACACCATGCTGCTATGTTTATCACCAAACAATTTTCAATGTCTATGATTAAAGATGATCTCAAAAAAGCTGTAATCAAATTTTTAGATCTGTAA
- a CDS encoding response regulator, translated as MSKSGPILLLEDDHDDRDFMEKIFKELEIENERVYLKNAAEALEYLNKTSKSLFVILCDVNLPGLNGLEIKREIDNNPYLRLKSIPFVFYSTSIREEQVVEAYTELTVQGFFKKENDFTEAKNAIAAICAYWKLCRHPNA; from the coding sequence ATGTCGAAATCAGGTCCCATTCTTCTTCTTGAAGACGATCATGATGATCGTGATTTCATGGAGAAAATTTTTAAAGAACTCGAAATTGAAAACGAAAGAGTGTATTTAAAAAATGCTGCCGAAGCTTTAGAATATCTAAATAAAACTTCTAAATCGCTATTTGTAATTTTATGTGATGTTAACCTGCCGGGACTCAATGGTCTGGAAATAAAAAGAGAAATTGATAATAATCCGTATTTAAGATTAAAAAGCATTCCTTTTGTCTTCTACTCGACCTCAATCAGGGAAGAGCAGGTTGTCGAAGCTTACACCGAACTAACTGTTCAAGGCTTTTTTAAAAAAGAAAATGATTTTACAGAAGCTAAAAATGCTATAGCGGCTATATGCGCTTACTGGAAATTATGCAGGCATCCAAATGCATAA
- a CDS encoding CheR family methyltransferase — protein sequence MDNFTEKIFDIRKHSLPVVGVAASIDSLTDVETLLKHLPEKSGMSFILYIVNEQSGNELINKLGQSTTLQTKIMEPGSYLDADTIYLLKSDQTLSHKNGTLTLAARRRGNDSLSEVDHFFVSLALACKEFARGILIFDNITDGLTGLGYIREQGGTAFVHLSEIISADSGNYSTSITEAADFVLNIQDIPAQLQLLESVYDANYSFSYEKGMHILQGDNETYTAILHLLHQKSGNDFSNYRQPTIRRRIARRMVIAKIKTSKDYLVFLKNTPHELDLLFRDLLIPVTDFFRDAQVFKMLPEIVYPRIINRKTNQEPIRIWVAGCSTGEEAYSIAMSLHEFLTEKQISLKVQIFASDISENSIAKARAGVYSRRDVRRVSEQRISRYFTKIENSYHINKEIRDLCIFASHNFIKDPPFAKLDLVSCRNVLIYLDSNLQKKAFKTFHYGLVPEGMLLLGKSESTNYTPGLFEPLVKNLKIFNRLNGIHSKIPISRERFDIVSTAKSKIVKKEFSQPDFQKAAQNFLFDHYTPAGVIVNEKKEIIHFHGDTGPFLLSPQGKPNYNILEMVREGLAFEVRSALLEARKMQQKSTKASIPLKGRNYLADIEVVPLHDGAEEKHYLIVFRKSAKIIGEQSDYEGVKGRAEKRIKTLEKEIEQLREDIKKVTEDQELANEELQSANEELLSTSEELQTLNEELETSAEQLQSNNEELLAMNEELIDRQQQLVFSRLYAEAIIENIREPLVIIDGGLRVKSANASFYTHFSATEESVEGKIIFDTLIGTGNLSDHREQIELSVSKNSKMDNTEVRIIMPSGEEKIMIMNVRPISNIKLGEPLALLAFEDITDLLTTNKILASTNYDLADKNKQLASFTSVASHDLQEPLRKISIFTGMILKNPNNVLSEETLLHIKRILVSAGRMQQLIDDLLMYSKVSKVNEEDFIETDLAEVIGEACDEIDDLIAKKNAVIHLGNFPIIKIIPALIRQVFINLISNSLKYSKEDQVPVITISAASDYDAEKISAPGSSNSYLQISVQDNGIGFPQTAKLRLFDPFFRLHSKEEYEGTGIGLALCKKIMELHAGYITCEGEPDKGSTFYLYFPIFAQNTKTN from the coding sequence ATGGACAATTTCACTGAAAAAATTTTCGACATCCGAAAACATAGCCTTCCCGTTGTAGGAGTTGCTGCCTCAATTGATAGCCTTACAGATGTTGAGACACTCTTAAAGCATCTTCCTGAAAAAAGCGGCATGTCTTTTATTCTTTATATTGTAAATGAACAATCTGGAAATGAACTTATAAATAAGCTAGGCCAATCCACCACATTGCAAACCAAAATCATGGAGCCTGGTAGTTATCTTGATGCTGACACAATATACCTTTTGAAATCTGATCAAACGCTGTCACATAAAAATGGTACACTAACCTTAGCGGCCCGCCGCAGAGGAAATGATTCATTATCTGAAGTAGATCATTTTTTTGTTTCACTTGCACTGGCTTGTAAGGAGTTTGCCCGTGGAATTCTGATTTTTGACAATATAACAGACGGACTCACAGGGCTAGGTTATATTAGAGAACAAGGCGGTACTGCCTTTGTTCATTTATCTGAAATTATATCTGCAGACAGCGGAAACTACAGCACTTCAATTACTGAAGCTGCTGATTTTGTATTAAACATTCAGGACATTCCCGCCCAGCTGCAGCTTTTAGAATCAGTCTATGACGCCAACTATTCCTTCAGCTATGAAAAAGGAATGCACATACTTCAGGGCGATAATGAAACTTATACAGCTATTCTTCATCTGCTGCATCAAAAAAGCGGTAATGATTTTTCTAATTATAGGCAGCCTACAATTCGAAGAAGAATTGCCCGCAGAATGGTGATTGCCAAAATTAAAACATCCAAGGATTATCTGGTCTTTCTAAAAAATACACCTCACGAGCTTGATCTCTTATTCCGCGATCTGCTTATTCCTGTTACTGACTTTTTCAGAGATGCGCAAGTTTTTAAAATGCTGCCTGAGATTGTATATCCCAGAATAATAAATCGCAAAACTAATCAGGAACCTATAAGAATCTGGGTTGCTGGTTGTTCTACTGGAGAAGAAGCATATTCGATTGCTATGTCACTTCACGAATTCCTTACAGAAAAACAGATTTCTTTAAAGGTGCAGATTTTTGCGTCAGATATATCTGAAAATTCTATCGCCAAAGCACGTGCAGGAGTTTACTCACGACGTGATGTCCGAAGGGTATCTGAACAGCGCATTTCGAGATACTTTACTAAAATTGAAAATTCTTATCACATCAATAAGGAAATTCGTGACCTTTGCATCTTTGCCTCTCATAATTTTATCAAAGATCCGCCTTTTGCAAAGCTGGATTTAGTTTCCTGTCGAAACGTTCTTATTTATCTAGATTCGAATCTTCAGAAAAAAGCCTTTAAAACTTTTCACTACGGACTTGTACCAGAAGGAATGCTCTTACTGGGCAAATCTGAATCAACAAACTATACTCCCGGATTATTCGAGCCACTGGTTAAAAATCTCAAAATTTTCAACCGGCTAAATGGCATTCATTCCAAAATTCCAATTTCCAGAGAACGATTTGATATTGTTTCTACAGCAAAGTCGAAAATAGTAAAAAAAGAATTTTCACAGCCGGATTTTCAAAAAGCAGCTCAAAATTTCTTATTTGATCACTATACTCCAGCAGGAGTTATTGTGAATGAGAAAAAGGAGATCATTCACTTTCATGGCGACACAGGACCTTTTTTGCTTTCTCCTCAGGGAAAACCAAATTACAACATACTCGAAATGGTGCGTGAGGGACTTGCTTTTGAAGTCCGTTCGGCACTTTTAGAAGCCCGTAAAATGCAGCAGAAATCCACAAAAGCTTCAATACCGTTAAAGGGACGTAATTACCTGGCCGATATAGAAGTAGTTCCACTGCATGACGGCGCTGAAGAAAAACATTATTTGATTGTTTTCCGCAAAAGTGCTAAGATCATTGGAGAACAGTCCGATTATGAAGGCGTAAAAGGTCGAGCAGAAAAACGAATTAAGACTCTTGAAAAAGAAATTGAGCAGCTTAGAGAGGACATTAAAAAAGTTACAGAAGATCAGGAACTCGCCAATGAAGAACTCCAGAGTGCTAATGAAGAACTTTTGAGCACTAGCGAAGAGCTTCAAACTTTAAATGAAGAATTAGAAACTTCGGCAGAACAGCTTCAATCCAATAATGAAGAGCTTCTTGCTATGAACGAGGAACTAATTGACAGACAGCAGCAGCTAGTTTTCTCGCGCCTTTATGCCGAAGCCATTATTGAAAATATTAGAGAACCATTAGTAATTATTGACGGCGGACTCCGGGTTAAGAGTGCAAATGCCTCCTTTTATACCCATTTTTCGGCCACTGAAGAATCGGTGGAGGGAAAAATTATTTTTGATACTCTTATCGGCACAGGAAATCTTTCTGATCATCGCGAACAAATTGAACTTTCGGTCTCTAAAAACAGTAAAATGGATAATACTGAGGTTAGGATCATAATGCCGAGCGGAGAAGAAAAAATAATGATAATGAATGTAAGGCCTATTAGTAATATAAAATTGGGAGAACCCCTTGCCCTGCTGGCCTTTGAAGATATTACTGATCTGCTCACTACCAATAAAATCTTGGCCTCCACAAATTATGATCTAGCCGACAAAAACAAGCAGCTGGCTTCATTTACTTCTGTGGCCAGTCATGATCTTCAGGAACCTCTTCGCAAAATCAGCATTTTTACGGGAATGATTTTAAAAAATCCCAACAATGTGCTTTCGGAAGAAACCTTACTGCACATTAAACGTATTCTAGTTAGTGCTGGAAGAATGCAGCAGCTAATTGATGATCTGCTGATGTATTCAAAAGTGAGTAAGGTCAATGAGGAAGATTTTATAGAAACAGATCTCGCTGAGGTTATTGGAGAAGCATGTGATGAAATCGACGATTTGATCGCCAAAAAAAATGCTGTAATCCATCTTGGAAATTTTCCAATTATAAAAATAATTCCAGCATTAATACGACAGGTCTTTATTAATTTAATTTCGAACTCATTAAAATATAGCAAAGAAGACCAGGTTCCAGTCATAACCATCTCTGCGGCGTCAGATTATGATGCTGAGAAGATTTCTGCTCCGGGAAGCAGCAACTCATACTTACAGATAAGTGTACAGGATAATGGAATTGGATTTCCACAGACCGCAAAACTGCGCCTCTTTGATCCTTTTTTCAGACTCCACAGCAAAGAAGAATATGAAGGAACAGGAATTGGTTTGGCACTCTGTAAAAAAATAATGGAACTTCACGCCGGTTACATAACCTGCGAAGGTGAACCTGATAAAGGTTCGACCTTTTATTTATATTTTCCTATTTTTGCACAGAATACAAAAACAAACTAA
- a CDS encoding GNAT family N-acetyltransferase, which produces MNLNFTGIPILTTDRLLLRGLQEEDCHAIHQLHSDPIVNRFVGRANFSTLENAKAYIHKIENLANQKECLYWAITSIKDQKFLGSVCLWNFDAEKEIVEIGYELLSEFQSQGYMSEALKTVIEFTFNTMNAKLITAFPSADNVGSVSLLKKIGFIFDDKPYNNKHENVKNMTTYILKSS; this is translated from the coding sequence ATGAATTTAAACTTCACAGGCATTCCTATTTTGACAACAGACAGATTGCTTTTAAGAGGTTTGCAGGAAGAAGATTGCCATGCTATTCATCAGCTGCATTCTGATCCTATAGTAAATAGGTTTGTAGGAAGAGCTAATTTTTCAACTTTGGAAAATGCAAAGGCTTATATCCATAAAATAGAAAATTTGGCAAATCAAAAAGAATGCTTATACTGGGCAATAACATCAATAAAGGATCAAAAATTTCTTGGTTCAGTGTGTCTTTGGAATTTTGATGCTGAAAAAGAAATTGTAGAAATAGGTTATGAACTCCTTTCTGAATTTCAATCCCAGGGTTATATGTCTGAAGCATTAAAAACTGTCATAGAGTTTACTTTTAATACAATGAACGCAAAACTCATAACGGCTTTTCCTTCAGCAGATAACGTTGGCTCTGTCTCTCTATTAAAAAAGATAGGTTTTATTTTTGATGATAAACCATACAACAATAAACACGAAAATGTAAAAAATATGACCACTTACATTTTAAAGTCCAGTTAA
- a CDS encoding nuclear transport factor 2 family protein, protein MSEKHKEILLKANAEVIKGNNEGFLNYCTDDVTWTFVGEQTIRGKDKIRKYMMETYITPPEFDIVTLISEGDYVTATGSISLKDNQGKVNSFEYCDVWKFRDGLMAELTAFVIPHKD, encoded by the coding sequence ATGTCAGAAAAACATAAAGAAATATTGCTAAAAGCAAATGCAGAGGTTATAAAGGGAAATAATGAGGGTTTCCTGAATTACTGTACTGATGATGTCACTTGGACATTTGTAGGAGAACAGACAATAAGAGGAAAAGACAAGATTCGGAAATACATGATGGAAACTTACATCACCCCGCCTGAATTTGATATTGTGACACTTATTTCTGAAGGTGATTATGTTACCGCTACTGGAAGTATTAGCTTAAAAGATAATCAAGGTAAAGTAAACAGTTTTGAGTACTGCGATGTCTGGAAATTCCGCGATGGCCTAATGGCGGAACTTACAGCTTTTGTAATACCACACAAAGACTAG
- a CDS encoding VOC family protein gives MIKIKTTIKPFLTVSDAVIAVDFYTNAFGAVESKRFSLPDNKISSVITIEDAEFYLSDEEPCDGTASAGQISNAPIRIILETSNADELFENALKLGAEEICPLTTEEDWKIGKLKDPFGHIWEIGHPI, from the coding sequence ATGATAAAAATCAAAACCACCATCAAGCCTTTTCTCACGGTAAGCGACGCAGTAATTGCTGTTGATTTTTACACCAATGCTTTTGGAGCTGTTGAATCAAAAAGATTTTCGCTTCCAGACAACAAAATATCGTCAGTAATAACAATTGAAGATGCTGAGTTTTATCTCAGTGATGAAGAACCGTGTGATGGCACTGCTTCTGCTGGCCAGATATCCAATGCGCCGATTAGGATAATTTTAGAAACTTCAAATGCAGACGAGCTATTTGAAAATGCCTTAAAACTGGGCGCTGAAGAAATATGCCCCCTAACAACTGAAGAAGACTGGAAAATTGGAAAGCTGAAGGATCCCTTTGGACATATTTGGGAGATTGGTCACCCAATTTGA